Proteins encoded by one window of Arachis ipaensis cultivar K30076 chromosome B04, Araip1.1, whole genome shotgun sequence:
- the LOC110271042 gene encoding uncharacterized mitochondrial carrier C1442.03-like isoform X2: MRYTFSLWLHFWKTLLFAGAVGDTLGSVVYVPCEVMTQCMQVHETYSSWSSIAMNDGIAMNSSKKLYGYYIGMFHAGCSIWRTQGLKCLYAGYFFTLARDVPFAGLMVLFYRVKYTFCP, from the exons ATGAGGTATACATTTTCTTTATGGCTCCATTTTTGGAAGACCTTATTGTTTGCTGGAGCTGTTG GAGATACTCTTGGTTCTGTTGTATATGTTCCATGCGAAGTGATGACGCAATGCATGCAAGTGCATGAAACATATTCATCTTGGAGTTCTATCGCCATGAATGATGGCATTGCAATGAATTCAAGCAAAAAACTGTATGGTTATTATATAGGGATGTTCCATGCGGGCTGCTCAATATGGAGAACACAAGGCTTAAAGTGTTTATATGCAGG ataTTTCTTTACTCTTGCAAGGGATGTTCCATTTGCTGGCCTAATGGTATTATTttatagggtaaagtatactttttgtccttaa
- the LOC110271042 gene encoding uncharacterized mitochondrial carrier C1442.03-like isoform X1, with protein MFRRKYNVTEYAKVTPFCFYFSAHLILYRSLIFLQQVTVCCLILLLGDTLGSVVYVPCEVMTQCMQVHETYSSWSSIAMNDGIAMNSSKKLYGYYIGMFHAGCSIWRTQGLKCLYAGYFFTLARDVPFAGLMVLFYRVKYTFCP; from the exons ATGTTTAGGAGAAAATACAACGTGACTGAATATGCCAAAGTCACCCCCTTCTGTTTCTATTTCAGCGCCCATTTAATTTTGTATAGAAGTTTAATATTTCTCCAGCAGGTTACAGTCTGTTGTCTTATACTCCTTTTAG GAGATACTCTTGGTTCTGTTGTATATGTTCCATGCGAAGTGATGACGCAATGCATGCAAGTGCATGAAACATATTCATCTTGGAGTTCTATCGCCATGAATGATGGCATTGCAATGAATTCAAGCAAAAAACTGTATGGTTATTATATAGGGATGTTCCATGCGGGCTGCTCAATATGGAGAACACAAGGCTTAAAGTGTTTATATGCAGG ataTTTCTTTACTCTTGCAAGGGATGTTCCATTTGCTGGCCTAATGGTATTATTttatagggtaaagtatactttttgtccttaa